One Rhizobiales bacterium GAS188 DNA window includes the following coding sequences:
- a CDS encoding maleate isomerase: MDEVISKTRNSAPELGGLLVDLENLPFETDAGIGSLAALGLLVLETDQTIEDEFRFLLPEAGVALYGARLHNDARITPETLAEMEQLVEPTVRLLPAAVELGVVGFACTSGALVIGEDTIAARIRKVRPDVPVTDPVTAARAAMAALGAKRVALLTPYVRRINESLRSALQARGMVIEVMGSFNQEDDNVVARVTPHSLAEAIIRLGSSAACDAVFVSCTSLRVARIVASVEKRLGKPVTSSNHALAWHMLRLAGCTQPLAGRGRLFEL, translated from the coding sequence ATGGATGAAGTGATCTCCAAAACCCGCAATTCCGCACCTGAGCTGGGCGGCCTCCTCGTCGATCTGGAGAACCTGCCTTTCGAGACCGATGCCGGCATCGGGTCGCTCGCGGCGCTCGGCCTCCTGGTGCTCGAGACCGATCAGACGATCGAGGACGAATTCCGCTTCCTCCTGCCCGAGGCGGGTGTCGCGCTCTACGGCGCGCGACTGCACAATGATGCGCGGATCACGCCCGAGACGCTGGCCGAGATGGAACAGCTGGTCGAGCCGACCGTGCGCCTGCTGCCGGCGGCGGTCGAGCTCGGCGTCGTCGGCTTCGCCTGCACCTCGGGGGCGTTGGTGATCGGCGAGGACACCATCGCGGCGCGCATCCGCAAGGTGCGCCCGGACGTGCCGGTCACCGACCCGGTCACGGCGGCGCGCGCCGCCATGGCGGCCCTCGGCGCCAAGCGCGTGGCGCTGCTGACGCCCTATGTCAGGCGCATCAATGAGAGCCTGCGCTCAGCGCTGCAGGCGCGCGGCATGGTCATCGAGGTGATGGGCTCCTTCAACCAGGAGGACGACAATGTGGTGGCGCGGGTGACGCCGCATTCGCTCGCCGAGGCCATCATCCGGCTCGGCAGCTCTGCGGCCTGCGATGCGGTGTTCGTCTCCTGCACCAGCCTGCGGGTAGCGCGCATCGTCGCGAGCGTCGAAAAGCGGCTCGGCAAGCCCGTGACCTCGAGCAACCATGCGCTGGCCTGGCACATGCTGCGCCTCGCCGGCTGCACGCAGCCGCTCGCCGGCCGGGGGCGGCTGTTTGAGCTGTGA
- a CDS encoding nitronate monooxygenase, with protein sequence MTGLTARVDSFCKRFNLRLPILLAPMAGASAPSLSIAVAGAGGMGSCGALLIQPAAILDWASEVRAGTNGTFQFNLWIPDPAPPRDRAHEAKLSAFLAEWGPPPPSEAGDVALPDFEAQCQAFLDAGPPIVSSVMGLYPPAFVAKLKARGIIWFANISTVTEAIAAEAAGADVVVAQGMEAGGHRGCFDAALAERQLVGLFALLPAVVDAVRIPVVATGGIADGRGVAAALALGASAAQIGTGFLRCPEAKIPPAWADALAATRPEDTMVSRAFSGRAGRSIATRYTLAATAADAPLPAPYPVQRGLTAAMREAGQKAGDVHRMQPWAGQSAALARAEPAADLARRIWEEAQAILGGSG encoded by the coding sequence ATGACTGGTCTTACGGCGCGCGTCGACAGTTTTTGCAAGCGCTTCAATCTGCGCCTGCCCATCCTGCTCGCACCGATGGCCGGCGCCTCGGCGCCCTCCTTGTCGATCGCGGTGGCGGGCGCAGGCGGCATGGGGTCCTGCGGGGCGCTGCTGATACAGCCTGCAGCCATCCTCGATTGGGCGAGTGAGGTGAGGGCCGGCACCAACGGCACCTTCCAGTTCAATCTGTGGATCCCCGATCCGGCGCCGCCGCGCGACCGCGCCCATGAGGCGAAGCTCAGCGCCTTCCTCGCAGAGTGGGGACCGCCTCCACCCTCCGAAGCGGGCGATGTCGCGCTGCCCGATTTCGAGGCGCAATGCCAGGCGTTCCTCGATGCCGGGCCGCCGATCGTCTCGTCGGTGATGGGGCTTTATCCGCCGGCTTTCGTCGCCAAGCTCAAGGCGCGCGGCATCATCTGGTTCGCCAATATCTCGACCGTAACCGAGGCCATCGCCGCAGAGGCCGCCGGCGCCGATGTGGTCGTGGCCCAGGGCATGGAGGCCGGAGGGCATCGCGGCTGCTTCGACGCGGCCCTCGCCGAGCGCCAGCTCGTCGGCCTGTTCGCGCTGCTGCCGGCCGTGGTCGATGCCGTGCGCATCCCGGTCGTGGCGACGGGCGGCATCGCGGATGGCCGCGGCGTCGCCGCAGCACTCGCGCTCGGCGCCAGCGCGGCGCAGATCGGCACCGGTTTCCTGCGCTGCCCCGAAGCCAAGATACCGCCTGCCTGGGCGGATGCGCTCGCTGCTACCCGCCCCGAGGACACGATGGTGTCGCGCGCCTTCAGCGGCCGCGCCGGCCGCAGCATCGCGACCCGCTATACGCTTGCCGCCACGGCCGCGGACGCGCCGCTTCCTGCGCCCTATCCGGTGCAGCGCGGCTTGACGGCGGCGATGCGCGAAGCCGGGCAGAAAGCCGGCGATGTGCACCGCATGCAGCCCTGGGCCGGGCAATCCGCCGCCCTGGCGCGGGCCGAGCCGGCGGCCGATCTCGCGCGCCGCATCTGGGAAGAGGCGCAGGCGATCCTGGGAGGATCGGGGTGA
- a CDS encoding peptide/nickel transport system substrate-binding protein codes for MSKLRNNDGSKLHPAVGKLSRQVVKGEISRRQFLRTVALLGVAVPSAEAFLSGTIGGLAPTAAQAQETPRQGGVLRFQAQIQEITDPMLSQWIDGSNVYRQSLEYLTEVDADNITKPFLAESWKPSEDLKIWVFKIRQGVKWSNGDDFDADDVLFNFKRWTAPDSKSNLKTSFSMLKSVEKTGSHEITLTLDKSVLSIPEMLYAQNAPILHRKFDEQGANWPKNPIGTGPFQMTDYAVAQRASFKRRDGYWGKPAYLDEIRFLNLGNDRQAHIAALIANQVDVLYGVSVTELDLVEKLPQVKLLREKAANTVCIRMRSAEKPYDDERVRKAIVLAADNKRMLELGIRNQGSVGENHHVAPFHPEYAPLPPVARDVAKAKALLAEAGYKDGIDIELMVGNTQGLWEQNTAQVLQQSLAEAGIRLKLNVVPSAQYWPVWTKVAFGMTYWAHRPLGVMAMDLAYRTGASWNESGYANPEFDKALDLAMAEVDPKKRSVHMAKTEKILQDSAVMIQPFWLDKLTAVSPKVRNYHVHPSDFFKLHEVWLAA; via the coding sequence ATGAGCAAGCTCAGGAACAATGATGGCAGCAAGCTGCATCCGGCCGTGGGCAAGCTGTCGCGACAGGTCGTCAAGGGGGAGATCTCGCGCCGCCAATTCCTGCGCACAGTCGCGCTCCTCGGGGTCGCGGTGCCGAGCGCCGAGGCCTTCCTGTCGGGCACGATCGGCGGCCTCGCGCCGACGGCGGCGCAAGCGCAGGAGACCCCGCGCCAGGGCGGAGTGCTGCGCTTCCAGGCGCAGATCCAGGAGATCACCGACCCGATGCTGTCGCAATGGATCGACGGCTCGAACGTCTACCGGCAATCGCTAGAATATCTGACCGAGGTCGATGCGGACAACATCACCAAGCCGTTCCTCGCCGAGAGCTGGAAGCCCTCGGAGGATCTGAAGATCTGGGTGTTCAAGATCCGCCAGGGCGTGAAATGGTCGAACGGCGATGATTTCGACGCCGACGACGTGCTGTTCAACTTCAAGCGCTGGACGGCGCCGGACTCGAAATCGAACCTCAAGACCTCGTTCTCGATGCTCAAGAGCGTCGAGAAGACCGGCTCGCACGAGATCACCCTCACGCTCGACAAGTCGGTGCTCTCGATTCCGGAAATGCTCTACGCCCAGAACGCCCCGATCCTGCATCGCAAATTCGACGAGCAAGGCGCCAACTGGCCGAAGAACCCGATCGGCACCGGCCCCTTCCAGATGACCGATTATGCGGTGGCGCAGCGGGCGAGCTTCAAGCGGCGCGACGGTTATTGGGGAAAGCCCGCTTATCTCGATGAGATCCGCTTCCTCAATCTCGGCAATGACCGGCAGGCGCATATCGCGGCGCTCATCGCCAACCAGGTCGATGTCCTCTACGGGGTCTCGGTCACCGAGCTCGATCTCGTCGAGAAGCTGCCGCAGGTGAAGCTGTTGCGCGAGAAGGCGGCGAACACGGTCTGCATCCGCATGCGCTCGGCCGAGAAACCCTATGACGACGAGCGGGTGCGCAAGGCGATCGTGCTCGCGGCCGACAACAAAAGGATGCTGGAACTCGGCATCCGCAACCAGGGCTCGGTGGGCGAGAACCATCATGTGGCGCCCTTCCATCCGGAATATGCGCCTCTGCCGCCGGTCGCCCGCGACGTCGCCAAGGCCAAGGCGCTGCTGGCGGAGGCCGGCTACAAGGACGGCATCGACATCGAGCTGATGGTCGGCAACACGCAAGGGTTATGGGAGCAAAACACCGCGCAGGTGCTGCAGCAGAGCCTGGCGGAGGCTGGCATCAGGCTGAAGCTCAATGTGGTGCCGTCGGCGCAATACTGGCCGGTCTGGACCAAGGTCGCCTTCGGCATGACCTATTGGGCGCATCGCCCGCTCGGCGTCATGGCCATGGACCTCGCCTATCGGACCGGCGCCTCCTGGAACGAGAGCGGCTATGCCAACCCCGAATTCGACAAGGCGCTCGACCTCGCCATGGCGGAGGTCGATCCCAAGAAGCGCTCGGTGCATATGGCGAAAACCGAGAAGATCCTGCAAGACAGCGCCGTGATGATCCAGCCCTTCTGGCTCGACAAGCTGACGGCGGTCTCGCCGAAGGTGCGCAATTATCACGTCCACCCGTCGGATTTCTTCAAGCTGCACGAGGTGTGGCTGGCGGCTTGA
- a CDS encoding peptide/nickel transport system permease protein produces MGRFIAQRFLVMLATMLAVSFIVFAALEHNIEDVATHVLGQFATADQRHAWLQENGYFDPFLVRYARWLFGFVSGSWGVSTHFKEPVRALIGNYLWQSAMLSGLSLALMIPLALALGILAGMREGSYLDRIISVMSITTTSIPQFASAVFLSAIFVFWLGLLPGASAMTSGFEWKEMVMPVMVLTLAGAGYLARMTRASMVEVMASPYIRTAQMKGASFARIVLVHALRNALVAPVTVIMLYIPWLLSNVIVVEAYFGYRGFGTLLYTASLQHDVYLIEAGTMVAVIAVVGTQLLSDLANVWLNPRVDFTTAASAKATL; encoded by the coding sequence TTGGGCCGTTTCATCGCGCAGCGCTTTCTCGTCATGCTGGCGACGATGCTCGCCGTGTCCTTCATCGTCTTTGCGGCGCTCGAGCATAATATCGAGGATGTGGCGACCCATGTGCTGGGGCAGTTCGCTACCGCCGATCAGCGTCATGCCTGGCTGCAGGAGAACGGCTATTTCGATCCGTTCCTTGTGCGCTATGCGCGCTGGTTGTTCGGCTTCGTCAGCGGCAGCTGGGGCGTCTCGACCCATTTCAAGGAACCAGTGAGGGCGCTCATCGGCAATTATCTCTGGCAGTCAGCGATGCTCTCCGGGCTGTCGCTGGCGCTGATGATCCCGCTGGCGCTCGCTCTCGGCATTTTGGCCGGCATGCGCGAGGGCTCCTATCTCGACCGCATCATCTCGGTCATGTCGATCACGACCACCTCGATCCCGCAATTCGCCAGCGCCGTCTTCCTCTCCGCCATCTTCGTGTTCTGGCTCGGCCTCCTGCCCGGAGCCAGCGCCATGACGTCGGGCTTCGAGTGGAAGGAGATGGTCATGCCGGTCATGGTGCTGACGCTCGCCGGCGCCGGCTATCTCGCCCGCATGACGCGCGCCTCGATGGTCGAGGTGATGGCGAGCCCCTATATCCGCACCGCGCAGATGAAGGGCGCGTCCTTCGCCCGCATCGTGCTGGTGCATGCCTTGCGCAATGCGCTGGTCGCCCCCGTCACCGTGATCATGCTGTATATCCCCTGGCTGCTCTCCAACGTGATCGTGGTCGAGGCCTATTTCGGTTATCGCGGCTTCGGCACCTTGCTCTACACGGCCTCGCTGCAGCATGACGTCTACCTGATCGAGGCCGGCACCATGGTCGCGGTGATCGCGGTGGTCGGCACGCAGCTTCTGTCCGATCTCGCCAATGTCTGGCTCAACCCGCGCGTCGATTTCACCACGGCGGCTTCGGCCAAGGCTACGCTATGA
- a CDS encoding peptide/nickel transport system permease protein, with protein MKLLRAALRSPAALVGLAIVMLFLFVSLFAPLIAPYDPLKTIVPLQLPGAAAPEGGHFWLGTDLLGRDILSRMIYGTRTVLLWSTIATASAFIIGVMAGLLAGYFQGVTDTAMSFLANALLSFPVMVLYIIIITSFGASGTNIVVAVSFGSAPAVFRITRALVMDVRERDYVAAAITQGEGHLAVMLREILPNVTTPLIADLCLRLGYTAITIGVLGFLGLGLPPPTPDWGSMAAEGKAMAIVFPHMVVFPCVAISLLMLGLSLLSDGLREAAKRVVPA; from the coding sequence ATGAAGCTGCTGCGCGCGGCCTTGCGCAGCCCGGCCGCCCTTGTGGGGCTGGCGATCGTGATGCTGTTCCTGTTCGTCTCGCTCTTCGCGCCGCTGATTGCGCCCTATGACCCGCTGAAGACGATCGTGCCGCTGCAGCTGCCGGGCGCCGCCGCCCCCGAGGGCGGGCATTTCTGGCTCGGCACCGATCTTCTCGGCCGCGATATCCTCTCGCGCATGATCTACGGCACGCGCACCGTGCTGCTCTGGTCGACGATCGCCACGGCTTCGGCCTTCATCATCGGCGTGATGGCAGGCCTGCTCGCCGGCTATTTCCAGGGCGTCACCGACACGGCGATGTCCTTCCTCGCGAATGCGCTCCTCTCCTTCCCGGTGATGGTGCTCTACATCATCATCATCACCTCGTTTGGCGCCTCGGGCACCAATATCGTCGTCGCGGTCAGCTTCGGCAGCGCGCCGGCCGTGTTCCGCATCACGCGCGCCCTGGTGATGGATGTGCGCGAGCGCGATTATGTGGCGGCCGCGATCACGCAGGGGGAAGGCCATCTCGCCGTGATGCTGCGCGAGATCCTGCCCAATGTCACGACGCCGCTGATCGCCGATCTCTGCCTGCGCCTCGGCTATACGGCCATCACCATCGGCGTGCTCGGCTTTCTCGGTCTCGGCCTGCCGCCGCCGACGCCCGACTGGGGCAGCATGGCGGCCGAGGGCAAGGCGATGGCGATCGTCTTCCCGCATATGGTGGTCTTCCCCTGCGTGGCGATCTCGCTTCTCATGCTCGGCCTGTCGCTGCTCTCCGACGGATTGCGGGAAGCAGCGAAGCGCGTGGTGCCGGCATGA
- a CDS encoding peptide/nickel transport system ATP-binding protein codes for MKNGAGVSAPLLVVKDLSIKLPRGADRELAVSGISFDLREREILCVVGESGSGKSVLSSAIMGAVAKGLTIDRGSILFRGQDIVTMKEAQRRRLRGNRVAMVFQEPMAALNPAIKAGRQVEEVLLLHAQLSAEERRARALALLASTHLPDPPRIHDSFPHQLSGGQCQRVVIAMALAMNPAVLIADEPTSALDVTTQAQVLKLFRELKDQHRHGVVFITHDFGVVAEVADRVAVMQAGEMVEIGETRQVLDNPRHPYTRKLIAAVPRAAAKAALAPVDGPPAIELSHLSKIYQTGSRRVVALNDVSLSLAKGHTLGIVGESGSGKSTLAKVAVRLVAATSGAIRVGDVDFAQLAGHALKAARRKIQMIFQDPYGSLNPRHRVGPIIARAAALGGMPGEEARKRAKELLSLVGLSPEAYDRKPDQFSGGQRQRIGIARALAMNPEVVLADECVSALDVSVQKQVLQLIADLQLQLGITLLFITHDLRVAAQVSDYIAVMRKGELVEFGPATEVLVTPKHAYTQELLAAAPGRAWLPG; via the coding sequence ATGAAGAACGGTGCCGGCGTGAGCGCCCCTCTCCTCGTGGTGAAGGATCTCAGCATCAAGCTGCCGCGCGGCGCCGACCGTGAGCTCGCCGTCAGCGGTATCAGCTTCGATTTGCGGGAACGCGAGATCCTTTGCGTCGTCGGTGAATCGGGCTCCGGCAAATCGGTGCTGTCGAGCGCCATCATGGGCGCGGTCGCGAAAGGGTTGACGATCGATCGGGGCTCGATCCTGTTTCGCGGCCAGGACATCGTCACCATGAAGGAGGCGCAACGCCGGCGCTTGCGCGGCAACCGTGTCGCCATGGTGTTCCAGGAGCCGATGGCGGCGCTCAACCCCGCCATCAAGGCCGGCCGGCAGGTCGAGGAAGTCTTGCTGCTGCATGCGCAATTATCCGCCGAGGAGCGCCGCGCAAGGGCGCTCGCCTTGCTCGCCAGCACCCATCTGCCTGATCCGCCGCGCATCCATGACAGTTTCCCGCATCAGCTCTCCGGCGGGCAATGCCAGCGCGTGGTGATCGCCATGGCGCTCGCCATGAATCCGGCCGTGTTGATCGCCGATGAGCCGACCTCGGCTCTCGACGTGACGACGCAGGCGCAAGTGCTGAAGCTGTTCCGCGAATTGAAGGACCAGCATCGGCATGGCGTCGTGTTCATCACCCATGATTTCGGCGTGGTCGCCGAGGTGGCCGATCGCGTCGCCGTGATGCAGGCAGGCGAGATGGTCGAGATCGGCGAGACCCGTCAGGTGCTCGACAATCCGCGGCATCCCTATACGCGCAAGCTGATCGCTGCCGTGCCGCGCGCCGCCGCCAAAGCGGCGCTGGCGCCGGTCGACGGCCCACCCGCCATCGAGCTCTCGCATCTGAGCAAGATCTATCAGACGGGATCGCGCCGGGTGGTGGCGCTGAACGACGTCTCGCTCTCGCTCGCCAAAGGGCACACGCTCGGCATCGTCGGCGAATCCGGCTCCGGCAAGTCGACGCTCGCCAAGGTCGCGGTGCGGCTGGTCGCCGCGACCAGCGGCGCCATCCGGGTCGGCGATGTCGATTTCGCACAATTGGCCGGCCACGCCCTGAAAGCTGCGCGGCGCAAGATCCAGATGATCTTCCAGGACCCTTATGGCTCGCTCAACCCGCGCCATCGCGTCGGGCCGATCATCGCCAGGGCGGCCGCTCTCGGCGGCATGCCGGGCGAGGAAGCGCGCAAACGGGCGAAGGAGCTCTTGTCGCTCGTGGGTCTCAGCCCGGAAGCCTATGACCGTAAGCCCGATCAGTTCTCGGGCGGCCAGCGCCAGCGCATCGGCATCGCCCGTGCCTTGGCCATGAACCCCGAAGTGGTGCTCGCCGATGAATGCGTCTCGGCGCTCGACGTCTCGGTGCAAAAGCAGGTGCTGCAGCTGATCGCCGACCTGCAGCTTCAGCTCGGCATCACGCTCCTGTTCATCACCCATGATCTGCGCGTCGCGGCGCAGGTCTCGGATTACATCGCGGTGATGCGCAAAGGCGAGCTGGTCGAGTTCGGCCCCGCGACCGAAGTGCTGGTGACGCCGAAACACGCCTATACGCAAGAATTGCTGGCCGCGGCGCCTGGACGGGCCTGGCTGCCGGGGTGA
- a CDS encoding RDD family protein — protein MSQIGRLEARAGFWGRYVAFFIDVFIVWLLAAILVGIPVGLLFAASNGAIQFGPTERTSGGAPVFEAGSQFKSAGFNLIRCANVDLAQLPEGLDPAPPAQATFALDCRNFAFGLLETARGLTVGRVAKEGTTTETLTRSYALGADGKPRKAVSLDWLPPLLFFIYLVTFQCRFGATLGMQPLHTRVVDVEAPGRGGIPLRKAIIRNLLLWAGVVAFYENWEAMFSDSFTTWLFVADVLIAAYVLWILVDIVRKQDPIYDRIAGTAVLRSPG, from the coding sequence ATGTCGCAAATCGGGAGGCTCGAAGCCCGAGCCGGATTTTGGGGGCGATACGTCGCTTTTTTTATCGACGTATTCATCGTATGGCTGCTTGCAGCCATCTTGGTGGGAATTCCGGTCGGTCTGCTCTTTGCCGCTAGCAACGGGGCGATTCAGTTCGGTCCGACAGAGCGCACTAGCGGCGGAGCGCCGGTTTTTGAGGCTGGATCGCAATTCAAATCCGCGGGATTCAATCTCATCCGGTGCGCGAACGTCGATTTGGCGCAGCTGCCCGAGGGGCTCGATCCTGCGCCCCCGGCGCAGGCGACTTTCGCGCTCGACTGCCGCAACTTTGCTTTTGGCCTCCTCGAGACGGCGCGAGGGCTGACTGTCGGACGCGTCGCAAAGGAAGGGACAACGACGGAAACATTGACGCGCAGCTACGCGCTGGGCGCCGACGGCAAGCCGCGCAAGGCGGTGTCGCTCGATTGGCTGCCGCCCCTTCTGTTCTTTATTTACCTGGTCACGTTTCAATGTCGTTTCGGCGCGACATTGGGCATGCAGCCACTCCATACCCGGGTGGTGGACGTCGAAGCGCCCGGCCGGGGCGGCATTCCGTTACGTAAAGCGATTATCCGCAATCTTCTGTTGTGGGCGGGCGTTGTCGCGTTTTATGAAAATTGGGAAGCGATGTTCAGCGACAGCTTTACCACCTGGCTCTTCGTCGCGGATGTGCTCATCGCGGCGTATGTCTTGTGGATTCTCGTCGACATCGTTCGCAAACAAGATCCGATATACGATCGCATTGCCGGAACGGCAGTCTTGCGTAGCCCAGGTTGA
- a CDS encoding cysteine synthase A, whose product MQSPGRSWVANAIQVIEADFNRSSDTHLLRVPLPGVRGVALYLKDESTHPSGSLKHRLARSLFLYGLCNGWILPQTTIIEASSGSTAVSEAYFARMLGLRFIAVMPRSTSAEKIAQIAFYGGENHFVDSPAAMYAESARLAATLGGHYMDQFTYAERATDWRGNNNIAESMFSQMAREDHPVPSWIVIGAGTGGTSATLGRYIRYRRLPTRLCIADPEASVFHRHLADRSVRTVAGPSSLIEGIGRPRCEPSFIPDLIDRAYAVSDAASIAAARVLSRRVGRSCGGSTGTNLWAAAQIIAEMESCGERGSVATLLCDSGERYRSTHLDDAWLQQRGIDIGPAEAVMERFFETGIFTSPAQTP is encoded by the coding sequence ATGCAAAGCCCTGGCCGCTCCTGGGTGGCCAATGCGATCCAGGTCATCGAAGCCGACTTCAACCGCTCGTCCGACACGCATCTCTTGCGCGTGCCGCTGCCTGGTGTTCGCGGCGTCGCGCTTTATCTCAAGGACGAGTCGACCCATCCCTCCGGCAGCCTCAAGCACCGTCTGGCGCGATCGCTGTTTCTCTATGGGCTGTGCAACGGTTGGATCTTGCCGCAGACGACGATCATCGAGGCTTCGAGCGGGTCCACCGCCGTCTCGGAAGCCTATTTTGCCCGCATGCTCGGCCTGCGATTTATCGCCGTTATGCCGCGCTCCACTTCCGCCGAGAAAATTGCGCAGATCGCCTTCTATGGGGGCGAGAACCACTTCGTGGACAGCCCCGCCGCAATGTATGCGGAGAGCGCCCGCCTCGCCGCAACGTTGGGCGGTCACTATATGGACCAGTTCACTTACGCCGAGCGCGCGACCGATTGGCGAGGCAACAACAACATTGCCGAGTCCATGTTCAGCCAGATGGCGCGAGAGGACCACCCCGTTCCAAGCTGGATCGTGATTGGTGCTGGAACCGGCGGCACCTCCGCGACGCTAGGGCGCTACATACGCTACCGCCGTCTGCCGACACGGCTTTGCATCGCCGATCCGGAGGCCTCGGTATTCCACCGTCACCTGGCTGACCGAAGCGTGCGCACCGTCGCAGGGCCGTCGTCTCTGATCGAGGGCATCGGGCGTCCCAGGTGCGAGCCATCGTTTATCCCTGACCTGATCGACCGTGCCTATGCGGTGTCGGATGCTGCGAGCATCGCTGCCGCACGTGTCCTGTCCCGCCGCGTCGGCCGGTCATGCGGCGGATCAACCGGCACCAATCTCTGGGCGGCCGCCCAGATCATTGCCGAGATGGAATCATGTGGCGAGCGTGGATCAGTTGCGACTCTACTCTGTGACTCGGGAGAGCGTTACCGCAGCACGCATCTCGACGATGCTTGGCTCCAGCAGCGCGGCATCGACATCGGCCCCGCGGAGGCCGTTATGGAGCGCTTCTTTGAGACCGGCATCTTCACCTCACCCGCCCAGACTCCCTAG
- a CDS encoding outer membrane immunogenic protein, which translates to MRRIITAALALLAIDAAASAADMPLRQAAMLPAVPSWTGFHLGLNAGGAIGEGRSDFNLAGFRPPTFGISSRGAVGGAEAAYDWQAGPLVLGLEADFELSGLQGGRTTPCLPPICGLVTATYTQKLPWFGTLRPRIGYSGGSWLLYATGGFAYAQLDTDATAAFGPFVATHNRSETRNGWTLGGGAEVEFAPRWTARIEYLHVDLGCRTTTFVLPSFTNASRLDFNVVRTGVNFHF; encoded by the coding sequence ATGCGTCGGATCATAACGGCCGCTTTAGCCTTGCTCGCGATCGATGCCGCCGCCTCGGCGGCCGACATGCCGTTGCGGCAGGCGGCGATGCTTCCGGCCGTGCCGAGCTGGACGGGGTTTCACCTCGGCCTCAATGCCGGCGGCGCCATCGGCGAGGGCCGCAGCGACTTCAATCTCGCGGGATTTCGACCCCCCACTTTCGGCATCTCGTCGAGGGGCGCGGTCGGCGGCGCTGAGGCCGCGTATGACTGGCAGGCAGGTCCCCTGGTCCTGGGGCTCGAGGCGGATTTCGAGCTCAGTGGGCTTCAGGGCGGCCGCACCACCCCGTGCCTGCCGCCGATCTGCGGCCTGGTGACGGCCACCTACACCCAGAAGCTGCCCTGGTTCGGAACCTTGCGCCCGCGTATCGGTTACTCGGGCGGCAGCTGGCTTCTCTATGCGACCGGCGGATTTGCCTATGCGCAGCTGGATACTGATGCGACCGCCGCGTTCGGGCCGTTCGTCGCCACCCATAATCGGAGCGAGACGAGGAATGGCTGGACGCTGGGCGGCGGCGCCGAAGTCGAATTCGCGCCGCGCTGGACCGCCAGGATCGAGTATCTCCATGTCGATCTCGGTTGCCGCACCACGACCTTTGTCCTCCCGTCGTTCACCAACGCATCGCGCCTCGACTTCAACGTGGTCCGCACGGGCGTGAACTTTCACTTCTAA
- a CDS encoding Uncharacterized conserved protein, DUF1330 family, which yields MRAICTSIMAACLGIAITVMVSEGVRAQNLAPAYLVAEVQVTDAAGYGDYAKRFVPLLEAYGGRIVVRGGRTDALDGAPIAGSLVIITFPSMDKARQFWNSPAYQALIPMRQKAATGRIYIVEGLPQ from the coding sequence GTGAGGGCCATTTGCACATCGATAATGGCCGCGTGCCTCGGCATCGCCATCACTGTCATGGTCAGCGAGGGCGTGCGTGCGCAGAACCTGGCACCGGCCTATCTCGTGGCCGAAGTTCAGGTGACCGACGCCGCCGGCTATGGCGACTACGCCAAGCGCTTCGTGCCGCTGCTCGAAGCCTATGGCGGGCGTATCGTCGTGCGAGGCGGAAGGACGGACGCGCTCGATGGTGCGCCGATTGCCGGTAGCCTTGTGATCATCACTTTCCCGAGCATGGATAAGGCGCGCCAGTTTTGGAACTCGCCGGCCTATCAGGCCCTCATCCCCATGAGACAGAAAGCCGCGACGGGGCGCATCTATATCGTCGAGGGCCTGCCGCAATAG